The Streptomyces sp. 11x1 genomic sequence GACGAATCCCGTCGAGATGAGGGACCCCGTCGCCCTGAGCAATCCCGTGGATCCCGGGTACGTACCCGTGTGCCGTGTGCCGTGTGCCGTGTGTGTACCGGGCATCCGATGGAACCCGTGACGTTCTCGCCCCCTCTACTCCCTGGAGGCCCCATGCAGGCCGCGACCGCTGAGCTGATCGGCGCTCTCGCCTCCCTCGTCGGACTCGGCTTGCTGACGAGGGCCAGCGTCCGGCGGATCAGCCGGCGACGTCCCACGATGTGACCCGTGGGTGCACGGGGGTGCCCCCGGCGGGCCGCGCGTGTGTAGCTTGGGCGACGGTCTGAGACCCTGTTTTCGACGTTTCGGCTGAACAGTAGCTATTGACACCGGAAGGACGGTCGTGCACATCGTCATCATGGGCTGCGGGCGAGTGGGTTCCACCCTCGCCCAGACCCTGGAGCAACAGGGGCACACGGTCGCCGTGATCGACCAGGACCCCACGGCCTTCCGTCGTCTGGGCTCGGGTTTCGGCGGCCGGCGCGTCACCGGGGTCGGCTTCGACCGCGACACCCTGCGCGAGGCGGGCATCGAGGAGGCGGGCGCGTTCGCCGCCGTCTCCAGCGGCGACAACTCCAACATCATCGCCGCCCGTGTCGCCCGCGAGATGTTCGGCATCGAGAACGTGGCGGCACGGATCTACGACCCGCGCCGGGCCGAGGTCTACCAGCGCCTGGGCATTCCGACGGTCGCCACGGTCCGCTGGACCGCAGACCAGATGCTCCGTCGGCTGCTGCCGTCCGGGGCCGAACCGCTGTGGCGCGATCCCACCGGCGGAGTCCAGCTCGCCGAGGTGCACGCCTCGTCGGCGTGGGTGGGCCACAAGATCAGCAAGATGCAGGAGGAGACCGGGGTCCGCGTCGCCTTCCTGACCCGCCTGGGCGAGGCGATCCTGCCGACCTCGCAGACGGTGCTGCAGGAGGGCGACCTCGTGCATGTGATGATGCGGACGGACGACGTGGAGAAGGTCGAGGCGTCCTTCGCCGAGGGCCCCGACGAGGAGGGCGGTCACTGATGAGGGTCGCCATTGCCGGAGCCGGAGCGGTCGGCCGCTCGATCGCGGGCGAACTGCTGGAGAACGGCCACGAGGTCCTTCTCGTCGACAAGGCGCCGACCGCCATCTCGGTCGAGCGCGTGCCCCTGGCGGAGTGGCTGCTGGCCGACGCCTGCGAGATCACGTCCCTGGACGAGGCGGCGCTCCAGCGCTGCAACGTCGTCATCGCCGCGACCGGAGACGACAAGGTCAACCTGGTCGTCTCCCTGCTGGCGAAGACGGAGTACGGCGTTCCGCGGGTCGTCGCCCGCGTCAACAACCCCAAGAACGAGTGGCTGTTCAACGAGTCCTGGGGCGTGGACGTGGCCGTGTCGACCCCCCGGCTGATGTCGGCGCTGGTCGAGGAGGCCGTGAGCGTCGGCGACCTGGTCCGGCTGCTCCGCTTCAGCCACGGCGACGCCAACCTGGTCGAGCTGACGCTGCCGCCCGAGTCGGCCCTGGCCGGCACCCAGGTCGGTGAGGTCGAGTGGCCGGAGGACACCTCCCTGGTCACCATCATCCGCGGCACCCGGGTCCTCACCCCGACCTCGGACGACTCCCTGGAGGCAGGCGACGAGCTCCTCTTCGTGGCCGCGCAAGCGCGTGAGGAGCAGCTGGAGGACCTGCTGTCGGTACGGCGCGAGGACGCGACGAGCTGACGCGGGGTATGCGACGACGACGGGGCGTCCGGAGGTTTCCGGGCGCCCCTTCACATACCGGG encodes the following:
- a CDS encoding TrkA family potassium uptake protein, coding for MHIVIMGCGRVGSTLAQTLEQQGHTVAVIDQDPTAFRRLGSGFGGRRVTGVGFDRDTLREAGIEEAGAFAAVSSGDNSNIIAARVAREMFGIENVAARIYDPRRAEVYQRLGIPTVATVRWTADQMLRRLLPSGAEPLWRDPTGGVQLAEVHASSAWVGHKISKMQEETGVRVAFLTRLGEAILPTSQTVLQEGDLVHVMMRTDDVEKVEASFAEGPDEEGGH
- a CDS encoding TrkA family potassium uptake protein, encoding MRVAIAGAGAVGRSIAGELLENGHEVLLVDKAPTAISVERVPLAEWLLADACEITSLDEAALQRCNVVIAATGDDKVNLVVSLLAKTEYGVPRVVARVNNPKNEWLFNESWGVDVAVSTPRLMSALVEEAVSVGDLVRLLRFSHGDANLVELTLPPESALAGTQVGEVEWPEDTSLVTIIRGTRVLTPTSDDSLEAGDELLFVAAQAREEQLEDLLSVRREDATS